One Gigantopelta aegis isolate Gae_Host chromosome 1, Gae_host_genome, whole genome shotgun sequence genomic region harbors:
- the LOC121367685 gene encoding uncharacterized protein LOC121367685: MSNASEEKKLCCSCKGVMELGMVCDKCLTNVYCSTRCMQIDWPSHAEDCKFIYWQRKAAMKEFCANCLRHVSTTERKILKRCAACLETRYCSKWCQQEDWLYHSAICSGKYDHHPTTRQSFKSADRWWTVATASASAATVTETSTVTTAAAGATTVTAESTATEMSEVEARTMAMVAAAAKNSNMTEALKAILSSKSSPIFTLTGMPKFDAETFSVNLGEIQLSLEKNYHSKEPTSEQPATGKSVTTSVADGQSRSYILRE, translated from the exons ATGTCAAATGCATCGGAAGAAAAGAAGCTATGTTGCTCTTGCAAAGGGGTGATGGAGCTTGGTATGGTGTGCGACAAATGCCTCACCAATGTTTATTGTTCAACACGGTGCATGCAGATTGATTGGCCGAGTCATGCTGAAGACTGCAAGTTTATATATTGGCAGCGAAAGGCAGCCATGAAGGAATTCTGTGCCAACTGTCTTCGACATGTCTCCACGACCGAGAGGAAGATTTTGAAAAGATGTGCAGCCTGTTTAGAG ACACGCTACTGCTCAAAATGGTGTCAGCAGGAAGACTGGCTGTACCATTCGGCCATCTGCTCGGGCAAATATGATCACCATCCTACTACCAGGCAGTCTTTCAAATCTGCTGACCGTTGGTGGACAGTTGCAACAGCATCAGCATCAGCAGCAACAGTAACAGAAACATCAACAGtgacaacagcagcagcaggagcAACAACAGTAACAGCAGAGTCAACAGCAACAGAAATGTCAGAAGTAGAAGCAAGAACAATGGCAAtggtagcagcagcagccaAAAACTCAAACATGACAGAAGCATTGAAAGCTATACTGTCATCCAAGTCATCAccaatatttacattaacagGTATGCCGAAGTTTGATGCAGAAACATTTTCTGTTAATCTTGGAGAGATACAGTTGTCCCTTGAAAAGAACTACCATAGCAAAGAGCCCACGTCGGAACAGCCAGCAACAGGAAAATCAGTTACTACAAGTGTCGCCGACGGCCAGTCCAGATCATACATATTGAGAGAATAA